In the genome of Acidimicrobiia bacterium, one region contains:
- a CDS encoding GNAT family protein: MLRSVPTRARVTPRLELRPFRRRDIDPMVEAVEESWQDLAAWLPWAHAGYGRPEAARFVRDSAAAWSEGRAYDLAIRGSDLPGHLGNISIWPLSRRERSGEVGYWVRSSAAGHGIGTEAAARILQMGFEELRMHRITLRIAAGNRASERIAEKLGFVREGLLRREVHVHGVWMDHGLWALLEDEYRTEHTRWVDRGWLEP, translated from the coding sequence ATGCTGCGGTCCGTTCCCACCAGGGCGAGGGTCACCCCCCGCCTGGAGCTTCGCCCCTTCAGGAGGCGAGACATCGACCCCATGGTCGAAGCGGTGGAGGAGTCATGGCAGGACCTCGCCGCCTGGCTGCCCTGGGCCCACGCCGGCTACGGTCGCCCCGAGGCGGCGCGCTTCGTGCGCGACTCTGCCGCGGCCTGGTCGGAGGGCCGCGCCTACGACCTGGCAATCCGGGGCTCCGACCTGCCCGGTCACCTGGGGAACATCTCGATCTGGCCGCTGTCGCGCCGCGAGCGATCGGGGGAGGTCGGCTACTGGGTGCGCTCGTCGGCGGCCGGCCACGGCATCGGAACCGAGGCCGCCGCCCGGATACTGCAGATGGGCTTCGAGGAGCTGCGAATGCACCGGATCACCCTTCGTATCGCCGCAGGCAACCGCGCCAGTGAGAGGATCGCCGAGAAGCTCGGCTTCGTGCGCGAGGGCCTGCTGCGACGCGAAGTCCACGTCCACGGTGTGTGGATGGACCACGGCCTGTGGGCACTCCTCGAGGACGAGTACCGCACCGAGCACACCCGGTGGGTCGATCGGGGCTGGCTCGAGCCGTAG
- a CDS encoding CoA pyrophosphatase → MVASWEALSALPPVPPGDEVRAAVLVPIYEDAGRLRLIMTRRPDDMRAHPGDVVFPGGTIEPGDADPVAAAMREASEEVGLPRSSIVEVLGGLTPVHARSVTMMIAPVVARVQRPERLVPQPGEVSAIIEPLVDDLLDDDRWVSRSWGPGRKMWFFEFPEGVLWGATAFMVRDLLEYFRRIES, encoded by the coding sequence ATGGTTGCTTCCTGGGAGGCACTCTCCGCGCTGCCTCCGGTTCCGCCCGGTGACGAGGTACGCGCCGCCGTGTTGGTGCCGATCTACGAGGATGCCGGGCGCCTTCGCCTGATAATGACCCGGCGCCCCGACGACATGCGCGCCCACCCCGGGGACGTGGTGTTTCCCGGAGGCACGATCGAGCCGGGCGATGCCGACCCGGTGGCTGCGGCGATGCGCGAGGCCTCCGAGGAGGTCGGCCTGCCGCGCAGCAGCATCGTCGAGGTCCTCGGCGGATTGACCCCGGTGCATGCTCGTTCGGTGACCATGATGATCGCCCCCGTGGTGGCCCGGGTCCAGCGACCCGAGCGCCTGGTCCCGCAGCCGGGGGAGGTGTCGGCGATCATCGAGCCGCTGGTGGATGATCTGCTCGACGACGACAGGTGGGTGAGTCGCAGTTGGGGGCCGGGTCGGAAGATGTGGTTCTTCGAGTTCCCCGAGGGCGTGCTCTGGGGGGCCACCGCATTCATGGTGCGCGACCTCCTCGAGTACTTCCGGCGGATCGAGTCCTGA
- a CDS encoding energy-coupling factor ABC transporter permease: MHIPDGIVNGATSAGFGLVAAGGFGASVRRARRVLEDRHVPLAALTAAFVFAAQMVNFPVIAGMSGHLLGGVLACVFVGPSTGVVVVGIVLVVQSMLFADGGLTAIGLNITNMALIGGLGGYGVFRLLRSVLRRAPVAALAAVAAFVSVPLSALGFVAQFAMGGVAEVSLGAVTAAMLGTHILIGIGEGVITGFVVAAVAASRPDLVLGEPARVRA, from the coding sequence ATGCACATTCCCGACGGCATCGTGAACGGTGCCACATCGGCCGGCTTCGGCCTGGTGGCGGCAGGCGGATTCGGCGCTTCGGTGAGGCGCGCCCGCCGGGTCCTGGAGGACCGCCACGTCCCCCTCGCCGCCCTCACCGCCGCCTTCGTCTTCGCCGCCCAGATGGTCAACTTCCCCGTCATCGCCGGCATGAGCGGACATCTCCTCGGCGGTGTGCTCGCCTGCGTGTTCGTCGGCCCTTCGACCGGGGTGGTGGTGGTAGGCATCGTCCTGGTGGTGCAGTCGATGCTGTTCGCCGACGGCGGACTCACCGCCATCGGGCTGAACATCACCAACATGGCTCTCATCGGCGGACTCGGCGGATACGGGGTGTTCCGCCTCCTGCGGTCGGTGCTTCGCCGGGCTCCGGTGGCGGCACTCGCCGCCGTCGCCGCCTTCGTCTCGGTTCCGCTGAGTGCCCTCGGCTTCGTGGCACAGTTCGCCATGGGCGGGGTGGCCGAGGTCTCGCTCGGCGCGGTGACCGCGGCGATGCTCGGCACCCACATTCTCATCGGTATCGGCGAGGGCGTGATCACGGGCTTCGTCGTCGCCGCCGTCGCCGCCTCCCGGCCCGACCTGGTGCTCGGAGAGCCCGCGAGGGTGCGGGCGTGA
- a CDS encoding HEAT repeat domain-containing protein: MSRQPRTEVANLELVAVASNHLTEEVAIHLPFHILIPFKNALKRFFSAAPWGPEDATRLSDLVTPHLAEGWWEHDLGHGLRLRHGIREGRYEIEVVGTTVSETPSMFERAFAGPVRPQPTPHPRKVKFDVGGEPAPGVWYRRGEEVDDPRVATLFEDLDVTDVMVAGDFVTVGLIGSASWEERLEPVLRRVTDLFWTGAGRSRPRRTREDLIDEAGHLSLASMRPEDLHLMNPDRDEHRQVLVAALDSAEARRRRAAVVTLALSADEAVAKAALVTGYADASRLVRRAAVDAAADLEDEAYRPLFEDALFDTDPWIRWRSVRALADLGSERSSEMLIVATADEDFRVRFEAAAALRPDLG; this comes from the coding sequence ATGTCGCGCCAGCCCCGCACCGAGGTCGCCAACCTGGAGTTGGTCGCCGTCGCCTCCAACCACCTCACCGAGGAGGTGGCGATCCACCTCCCGTTCCACATCCTCATCCCCTTCAAGAACGCCTTGAAGCGCTTCTTCTCGGCGGCGCCATGGGGCCCCGAAGACGCCACCCGCCTCTCCGACCTGGTGACCCCCCACCTCGCCGAAGGCTGGTGGGAGCACGATCTGGGCCACGGCCTGCGGCTGCGCCACGGGATCAGGGAGGGACGCTACGAGATCGAGGTGGTCGGCACCACCGTCTCGGAGACGCCCAGCATGTTCGAGCGGGCGTTCGCCGGGCCGGTCCGCCCCCAGCCGACGCCACATCCCCGCAAGGTCAAGTTCGACGTCGGCGGCGAGCCCGCTCCGGGCGTCTGGTATCGACGGGGCGAGGAAGTGGACGACCCACGGGTGGCGACGCTGTTCGAGGACCTCGATGTCACCGATGTCATGGTGGCCGGCGACTTCGTGACCGTGGGCCTGATCGGATCGGCCTCCTGGGAGGAGCGCCTGGAGCCGGTGCTGCGGCGCGTCACCGACCTCTTCTGGACCGGCGCCGGGAGGAGCCGCCCGAGACGGACCCGCGAGGACCTGATCGACGAGGCCGGACACCTGAGCTTGGCCTCGATGCGACCCGAAGACCTCCACCTGATGAACCCGGATCGTGACGAGCACCGCCAGGTTCTGGTGGCGGCGCTGGACTCCGCCGAGGCGAGGAGGCGGCGTGCGGCGGTGGTGACCCTCGCCCTCTCCGCCGACGAGGCGGTCGCCAAGGCGGCCCTGGTGACCGGCTACGCCGACGCATCCCGCCTGGTGCGGCGGGCGGCCGTCGACGCCGCCGCCGATCTCGAGGACGAGGCGTACCGACCCCTATTCGAGGACGCCCTCTTCGACACCGATCCCTGGATCCGATGGCGCTCGGTGCGAGCCCTCGCCGATCTGGGATCGGAGCGGAGCAGCGAGATGCTGATCGTGGCCACGGCCGACGAGGACTTCCGGGTGCGGTTCGAGGCTGCGGCGGCTCTCCGGCCCGACCTCGGGTGA
- a CDS encoding arsenate reductase ArsC: MALPPETQLMIDQAAQRVQRDFDGVFGVETIARFMAESQEMLESRARILTWLPILIERLARDRLQAASRLRTPPRDRKPAVVFLCVHNAGRSQMAAAWARRIGGDAIEVFSGGSDPASEVNPAVVQAMAEEGIDLAGERPLPWTDEVVRAADVVVTMGCGDACPVFPGIRYLDWEITDPAGMTADQVRPIRDEIRDRVSGLLAELGVFEPR; this comes from the coding sequence ATGGCACTTCCTCCCGAGACCCAACTGATGATCGACCAGGCGGCACAGCGTGTGCAGCGCGACTTCGATGGCGTGTTCGGTGTGGAGACGATCGCCCGGTTCATGGCCGAGTCGCAGGAGATGCTCGAGAGCAGGGCGCGGATACTCACCTGGCTCCCCATCCTGATCGAGCGCCTCGCCAGGGACCGCCTCCAGGCCGCCTCACGTCTCCGGACCCCCCCGAGGGACCGCAAGCCGGCGGTGGTGTTCCTCTGTGTCCACAACGCAGGGCGATCGCAGATGGCCGCTGCATGGGCCAGGAGGATCGGTGGCGACGCCATCGAGGTGTTCTCCGGCGGATCGGACCCTGCGAGCGAGGTCAACCCTGCCGTCGTCCAGGCCATGGCCGAGGAGGGCATCGACCTCGCAGGCGAGCGACCACTCCCCTGGACCGACGAGGTGGTCAGGGCGGCCGACGTGGTGGTGACGATGGGCTGCGGGGACGCCTGCCCGGTGTTCCCCGGGATCAGGTACCTCGACTGGGAGATCACCGATCCCGCCGGGATGACCGCCGACCAGGTGCGGCCGATCCGGGACGAGATAAGGGACCGGGTCTCCGGTCTTCTCGCCGAGCTCGGCGTCTTCGAACCGAGGTGA
- a CDS encoding aquaporin, giving the protein MRSLGRRLAVEFIGTAFLLLAVVGAATTAARLGASPAIGLLASAITVGGVLAALIAALGTVGDAHFNPAVSLGAVLLGHLPVSEAVPYAFAQVAGGVLGVVVAHAGFGDPLLSISDMPRAGAGAFVAETVATAGLVAFIFLLVRAGRQASVGAAVGAFVAGAHLFAASTGFANPAVTLARVFTGSPAGIDPGSVWVFLAGEVLGSLVAVWWVWSLSPVDRRAQPSRIIP; this is encoded by the coding sequence GTGAGATCCCTGGGACGTCGCCTCGCCGTCGAGTTCATCGGCACGGCCTTCCTCCTGCTGGCCGTCGTCGGTGCGGCGACGACGGCGGCACGCCTGGGGGCGTCGCCCGCCATCGGCCTCCTCGCCTCGGCGATCACGGTCGGCGGCGTGCTTGCGGCACTGATCGCCGCCCTCGGCACCGTGGGTGACGCCCACTTCAACCCGGCGGTGAGTCTCGGCGCGGTGCTGCTGGGCCACCTTCCGGTGTCGGAGGCGGTTCCCTACGCGTTCGCCCAGGTGGCGGGTGGGGTCCTCGGCGTTGTCGTGGCCCACGCCGGCTTCGGTGATCCGCTGCTGTCGATCTCCGACATGCCGAGAGCGGGGGCCGGTGCCTTCGTGGCCGAGACGGTGGCAACGGCCGGGCTGGTGGCCTTCATCTTCCTCCTGGTCCGGGCCGGTCGCCAGGCGTCCGTCGGTGCCGCCGTCGGGGCGTTCGTGGCCGGAGCTCACCTGTTCGCCGCATCGACCGGGTTCGCCAACCCTGCGGTCACCCTGGCGAGAGTGTTCACCGGATCGCCGGCCGGCATCGACCCCGGATCGGTGTGGGTGTTCCTCGCCGGCGAGGTCCTGGGCTCCCTGGTGGCCGTGTGGTGGGTATGGTCGCTGTCTCCCGTCGACCGTCGGGCTCAGCCATCCAGGATCATTCCGTAG
- the cbiQ gene encoding cobalt ECF transporter T component CbiQ — MAGGHLHALYRHGSSPVHRAAPHLKVLATLGFVVAVVLTPKEQAWAFGLHLAVAVAALMAARIPAQFVAARLTVIVPFLLAAGTLPFLAAPPDNSWGLSVPGLWAAWNVAAKATLGTLASITLAATTEPSELIAGLERLRAPRIVTAILGFMIRYLDLVAAEMGRMRVAMRSRAYRPRWLGGASALGRGVGNLFLRSYERGERIHLAMMARGYSGSLPPAPPDAASVAPMATVAPAAAAWLVLAAALAAP, encoded by the coding sequence GTGGCCGGAGGCCACCTCCACGCCCTCTACCGGCACGGCTCCTCGCCGGTGCACCGGGCAGCGCCCCATCTGAAGGTGCTCGCCACCCTCGGGTTCGTCGTCGCCGTGGTGCTCACCCCCAAGGAGCAGGCGTGGGCCTTCGGTCTCCATCTCGCCGTTGCCGTGGCCGCCCTCATGGCGGCGCGCATCCCCGCCCAGTTCGTGGCGGCACGCTTGACGGTGATCGTGCCCTTCCTCCTCGCCGCCGGCACGCTCCCGTTCCTGGCCGCGCCGCCCGACAACTCGTGGGGCCTCTCCGTACCCGGGCTGTGGGCGGCCTGGAATGTCGCCGCCAAGGCGACGCTCGGGACTCTGGCCTCGATCACCCTGGCCGCCACCACCGAGCCCTCCGAGCTGATCGCAGGGCTGGAGCGGCTGCGCGCCCCCAGGATCGTCACCGCGATCCTCGGCTTCATGATCAGGTACCTGGACCTTGTCGCCGCCGAGATGGGCCGGATGCGCGTCGCCATGCGCTCGCGCGCCTACCGGCCGCGCTGGCTGGGCGGGGCCAGCGCCCTGGGCCGGGGGGTAGGCAACCTCTTCTTGCGGTCGTACGAGCGTGGTGAGCGCATCCACCTTGCGATGATGGCACGGGGGTATTCCGGGTCACTGCCGCCCGCCCCGCCTGACGCGGCCTCGGTCGCGCCGATGGCGACGGTGGCTCCGGCGGCGGCCGCCTGGCTGGTTCTCGCCGCAGCCCTGGCTGCGCCATGA
- the groL gene encoding chaperonin GroEL (60 kDa chaperone family; promotes refolding of misfolded polypeptides especially under stressful conditions; forms two stacked rings of heptamers to form a barrel-shaped 14mer; ends can be capped by GroES; misfolded proteins enter the barrel where they are refolded when GroES binds) gives MSAKELRFNEEARRGLEAGVDKLANVIKVTLGPKGRNVVLEKKWGSPTITNDGYTIAKEIELDDPWENMGAQLAKEVATKTNDVAGDGTTTATVLIQAMVHEGLRNVAAGANPMELRRGIADAVEKVVDFIATTASPIDAKDSEKIAFVAANSAADALVGEKLAEAMKKVGNEGVITVEDSQTFGIDLEFTEGMQFDKGYISPYFITDADRQEAVLQDAYVLIVNGKVTAVHDLLPVLEKVMQAGKPLAIIAEDVEGEALATLVVNRLRGTFSSVAVKAPGFGERRKAMLQDIAILTGATVISEEVGLKLDGVTVDMLGKARKVVVSKDNTTIVEGAGSKGDVDARIKQIRREIENSDSDWDREKLQERLAKLAGGVAVIKVGAATEVELKEKKHRIEDAIQATRAAVEEGIVAGGGVALLRAQEAIDKMRGGTPDEKTGRMLVRKALEEPMRQIAFNAGYEGGVIVERVRTLTGSDGFNAATGEYVDLVKAGIADPAKVTRSTLQNAASVASLLITTEAIIAEKKEDKPAPAMPHGGGDMDF, from the coding sequence ATGAGCGCAAAGGAACTTCGGTTCAACGAGGAGGCCCGCCGCGGCCTCGAAGCCGGCGTCGACAAGCTGGCGAACGTGATCAAGGTGACGCTCGGCCCCAAGGGCCGCAACGTCGTCCTCGAGAAGAAGTGGGGCTCCCCCACGATCACGAACGACGGATACACCATCGCCAAGGAGATCGAGCTCGACGACCCATGGGAGAACATGGGCGCCCAGCTCGCCAAGGAAGTGGCCACCAAGACCAACGACGTGGCCGGTGACGGCACCACCACGGCAACGGTCCTGATCCAGGCCATGGTCCACGAGGGTCTGCGCAACGTCGCCGCCGGGGCCAACCCGATGGAGCTCCGTCGCGGCATCGCCGACGCCGTGGAGAAGGTGGTCGACTTCATCGCCACCACCGCCAGCCCGATCGATGCCAAGGACAGCGAGAAGATCGCCTTCGTCGCCGCCAACTCGGCAGCCGACGCCCTGGTGGGCGAGAAGCTGGCCGAGGCGATGAAGAAGGTGGGCAACGAGGGTGTGATCACGGTCGAGGACAGCCAGACCTTCGGGATCGATCTCGAGTTCACCGAGGGAATGCAGTTCGACAAGGGCTACATCTCGCCGTACTTCATCACCGACGCCGACCGACAGGAGGCCGTCCTCCAGGATGCCTACGTGTTGATCGTCAACGGCAAGGTGACCGCGGTGCACGATCTGCTCCCGGTGCTGGAGAAGGTGATGCAGGCTGGCAAGCCGCTGGCGATAATCGCCGAGGACGTCGAGGGCGAGGCCCTGGCGACCCTGGTGGTCAACCGTCTGCGCGGCACGTTCTCCTCGGTGGCGGTGAAGGCTCCCGGTTTCGGCGAGCGTCGCAAGGCCATGCTGCAGGACATCGCCATCCTCACCGGTGCCACCGTGATCTCCGAGGAGGTCGGCCTGAAGCTGGATGGCGTCACCGTCGACATGCTGGGCAAGGCCCGCAAGGTGGTCGTCAGCAAGGACAACACCACCATCGTCGAGGGCGCCGGATCCAAGGGCGATGTCGACGCTCGTATCAAGCAGATCCGTCGTGAGATCGAGAACTCCGACTCGGACTGGGACCGCGAGAAGCTCCAGGAGCGGCTCGCCAAGCTGGCAGGTGGCGTTGCGGTCATCAAGGTCGGCGCCGCCACCGAGGTGGAGCTGAAGGAGAAGAAGCATCGCATCGAGGATGCCATCCAGGCGACCCGCGCCGCGGTGGAGGAGGGCATCGTCGCCGGCGGCGGCGTGGCCCTGCTCCGGGCGCAGGAGGCGATCGACAAGATGCGGGGCGGCACCCCCGATGAGAAGACGGGGCGCATGCTGGTGCGCAAGGCTCTCGAAGAGCCGATGCGCCAGATCGCCTTCAACGCCGGTTACGAGGGTGGCGTGATCGTGGAGCGTGTCAGGACCCTGACCGGGTCCGACGGCTTCAACGCCGCCACCGGTGAGTACGTCGACCTGGTGAAGGCCGGGATCGCCGACCCGGCAAAGGTGACCCGGTCAACGCTGCAGAACGCCGCCTCGGTGGCATCGCTGCTGATCACGACCGAGGCGATCATCGCCGAGAAGAAGGAAGACAAGCCTGCTCCCGCCATGCCTCACGGCGGCGGGGACATGGACTTCTAG
- a CDS encoding PDGLE domain-containing protein, with the protein MNRRFAVTALLVTLGVAIGASQLASDAPDGLEFVAGQEGFAGTARDHALADTPLADYGDDLTGHTALDTAIAGLVGVSATIGVGWLLLGGRRPSSASREG; encoded by the coding sequence GTGAACCGCCGCTTCGCCGTCACCGCCCTTCTGGTGACACTCGGGGTCGCCATCGGCGCGAGTCAGCTGGCCTCCGATGCCCCCGACGGCCTCGAGTTCGTGGCCGGGCAAGAGGGCTTCGCCGGCACCGCTCGTGATCACGCCCTCGCCGACACGCCTCTTGCCGACTACGGCGACGACCTCACCGGCCACACCGCCCTCGACACCGCCATCGCCGGGCTGGTCGGCGTGTCGGCGACCATCGGAGTCGGCTGGCTGCTGCTCGGTGGCAGGCGGCCGAGCAGCGCGTCGCGGGAGGGCTGA
- a CDS encoding DUF554 domain-containing protein translates to MPIGTITNVATVLVGTVIGAMAGTRFPERVRETVMATLGLATAAIAVREILPTEEFPLVLGAVLLGALLGEAMRIEAGLHLLGAFLQRVVAGDGDTPRGNARMGEGFVIASLVFCVGPLTIVGSIQDGLGDAELLLVKAALDGFAAIAFAAVYGWGVGFSALTVLLIQGGIALGAGTLDGILTDPMIDALGAAGGILLLGIALRLLDLKQVRVANLLPAVVLAPIFVGWWG, encoded by the coding sequence ATGCCCATCGGGACCATCACCAACGTCGCCACCGTCCTGGTGGGCACGGTCATCGGCGCCATGGCCGGGACCCGCTTCCCGGAGCGGGTCAGAGAGACGGTCATGGCCACCCTCGGGCTGGCCACGGCCGCCATCGCCGTCCGGGAGATCCTCCCCACGGAGGAGTTCCCCCTTGTCCTGGGAGCCGTGCTCCTCGGCGCCCTGCTCGGCGAGGCGATGCGGATCGAGGCGGGACTGCATCTGCTGGGCGCCTTCCTGCAGCGGGTCGTGGCCGGGGACGGCGACACTCCTCGGGGCAACGCCCGGATGGGCGAGGGCTTCGTGATCGCCTCCCTGGTCTTCTGCGTCGGCCCACTCACCATCGTGGGGTCGATCCAGGACGGCCTGGGCGACGCCGAGCTGCTCCTCGTGAAGGCTGCCCTGGACGGGTTCGCCGCCATCGCCTTCGCAGCCGTCTACGGGTGGGGCGTCGGCTTCTCGGCCCTCACCGTCCTCCTCATCCAGGGCGGGATCGCCCTCGGTGCGGGCACCCTCGATGGCATCCTCACCGACCCGATGATCGATGCCCTGGGTGCAGCCGGAGGGATCCTCCTCCTCGGAATCGCCCTTCGCCTGCTCGACCTCAAGCAGGTGCGCGTGGCCAACCTGCTCCCAGCGGTGGTCCTGGCCCCGATCTTCGTCGGATGGTGGGGGTAG
- a CDS encoding helix-turn-helix domain-containing protein, with translation MDLETRAGRHAALGDPIRLAVAEALTRGDLSPAGLGASLGVRPNLLAHHLEVLEAAGLVRRTRSEGDGRRRYVSLVTEAARDLGLDARPLGEPVLFVCTQNSARSQIAAALWRTATGGVAGSAGTEPASRVHPMAVAVAGEAGIDLTGASPRHLDDAGGGWATVVTVCDRAHEALSEPTVHWSTPDPAPIGTRGAFVDALTTLEKRVRATGARSRTPWHFLPRPN, from the coding sequence GTGGACCTCGAGACACGAGCCGGGCGTCACGCCGCACTGGGCGATCCCATTCGCCTGGCGGTGGCCGAGGCGTTGACGCGAGGTGATCTCTCCCCAGCGGGACTGGGGGCATCGCTGGGTGTCCGCCCCAACCTGCTCGCCCATCACCTGGAGGTCCTCGAAGCCGCAGGGCTGGTGCGACGCACCCGGTCGGAGGGTGACGGACGCAGACGCTATGTGAGCCTGGTGACGGAGGCGGCGCGAGACCTCGGCCTCGATGCCAGGCCTCTGGGCGAGCCGGTCCTGTTCGTGTGCACTCAGAACTCGGCGCGCTCCCAGATCGCCGCCGCCTTGTGGCGGACCGCGACCGGCGGCGTCGCCGGAAGCGCCGGGACCGAGCCGGCGAGCAGGGTGCATCCCATGGCGGTCGCAGTGGCCGGAGAGGCCGGGATCGACCTGACCGGTGCCTCACCGCGACACCTCGACGACGCCGGAGGCGGTTGGGCGACGGTGGTCACCGTCTGCGACCGGGCACACGAGGCGCTCTCCGAACCAACGGTGCACTGGTCGACCCCCGATCCCGCCCCGATCGGCACCCGCGGTGCCTTCGTCGACGCCCTCACCACCCTGGAGAAGAGAGTCCGGGCGACCGGAGCAAGGAGTAGGACACCATGGCACTTCCTCCCGAGACCCAACTGA
- a CDS encoding Fur family transcriptional regulator, with translation MHVTWEMLADRLRSSGLRITGPRRHVLTVLASNHQCHLTAPSITETLAGKVDPATVYRTLDTLEAVGVVTHSHLGHGPAVYHFADEPPHQHLVCSSCGVAVEVDMDVIRLSLGEMTARTGFVPDPTHFAVSGTCAACIAAGA, from the coding sequence GTGCACGTCACATGGGAGATGCTCGCCGATCGTCTGCGCTCCTCGGGGCTGAGGATCACCGGGCCGCGGCGGCACGTCCTGACCGTTCTCGCCTCGAATCACCAATGTCATCTGACCGCTCCATCCATCACGGAGACTCTCGCCGGCAAGGTGGATCCGGCCACCGTCTACCGGACCCTGGACACGCTCGAGGCGGTAGGCGTTGTCACCCACAGCCATCTGGGCCATGGGCCCGCCGTCTATCACTTCGCCGACGAGCCACCACACCAACATCTGGTGTGCTCCAGCTGTGGAGTGGCGGTGGAGGTCGACATGGATGTCATCCGGCTCAGCCTCGGCGAGATGACCGCCCGCACCGGCTTCGTGCCCGATCCCACCCACTTCGCCGTCTCCGGCACCTGTGCCGCCTGCATCGCCGCCGGCGCCTGA
- a CDS encoding ATP-binding cassette domain-containing protein: MSIPVIEVVGLWFTHPDGTEALRGIDLHVHPGERVALLGPNGAGKTSLVLHLNGIHRPQRGSVLVSGEDIAAGDLIEVRCRVGVVFQDPDDQLFMPTVWRDVAFGPQNLGLTGTELDRRVERALDAMEMSELGDRPPNHLSLGQRRRAAIAGVMAMDPEILVLDEPTSNLDPATRRELAGILLGLDVTLLVVTHDLPFALEVCERSVIMDGGKVVADGPTRDLLGDTTLMRRHRLELPYGMILDG, translated from the coding sequence ATGAGCATCCCGGTGATCGAGGTCGTCGGGCTCTGGTTCACCCATCCCGACGGGACCGAGGCTCTGCGGGGAATCGACCTGCACGTGCACCCCGGGGAACGGGTCGCCCTGCTCGGCCCCAACGGCGCCGGCAAGACCAGCCTGGTCCTCCATCTCAACGGTATCCATCGTCCCCAGCGTGGCTCGGTGCTGGTGTCCGGCGAGGACATCGCCGCCGGCGACCTGATCGAGGTGCGTTGCCGGGTCGGCGTGGTGTTCCAGGACCCGGACGATCAGCTGTTCATGCCCACGGTGTGGCGCGATGTGGCCTTCGGTCCCCAGAACCTCGGTCTCACCGGAACCGAACTGGACCGGCGGGTGGAGAGGGCATTGGACGCCATGGAGATGTCGGAGCTGGGCGACCGACCGCCCAACCACCTGAGCCTGGGTCAGCGAAGGCGCGCCGCCATAGCCGGCGTGATGGCAATGGATCCAGAGATCCTGGTCCTTGACGAGCCGACCTCCAATCTGGATCCGGCGACCCGCCGGGAGCTGGCCGGGATCCTCCTCGGGCTGGACGTCACGCTGCTGGTCGTCACCCACGACCTGCCGTTCGCCCTCGAGGTGTGTGAGCGGTCGGTGATCATGGATGGGGGCAAGGTCGTCGCCGACGGGCCGACACGCGACCTGCTCGGCGACACCACCCTGATGCGGCGCCACCGGCTGGAGCTTCCCTACGGAATGATCCTGGATGGCTGA